The nucleotide window GAGGATCGATTGATTTTACAAGAGTAAATCCTCCAAATATTCCAGGCGCTAAATTATCGGCATGTTCAGCACCACTTGCAAACGCCTCACCTTTCATAGCAAATTTCGTTATTTCATTTTTATTGAAAGGGTTACCAAGCATATGATTTATTGCAAACGCAGTTCCTGAGGCACTAGCAGCACTACTTCCAATACCACTACCAGGTTTTATTTTTTTATCGATTATAATGCGATAGCCATGATCTAACCGCAAATGGTCTAACATAGCGTTTGCAGTAATACCAGCTACATTCATTGAATTGTCCGTACTTAGTCCATATTCATCAATATGTTCAATTTTAATGCCCGGTTCAGAAGTTTTTTCAAAAATCATGATATCCCCAATACCATCCAAGCAAAATCCAAGTACATCAAAGCCGCAACTTACATTTGCAACGGTGGCAGGACTAAATATTTTAAGATTGGTTATCATGATTTCTATTTATGTCCTACCCTTATTATATCAGCGAACAATCCTGATGCAGTAACTTCAGCACCAGCACCAGCTCCTTTAATAATTAATGGTTGCTCCGGATACCTTTCGGTATAAAACATTACAATATTGTCTTTTCCTTCGAGGTTATAAAATGGGTGACCTTGAGGAATACTCTTAAGTCCTACCTTTGCTTCACCATTGACATATTCTGCCACATATTTTAAGCGTTCACCCTTAGATGAAGCTGAATTAAATAGTTGTTTATAGTGAGCCTCTGATTGGTCAACAGATTTTAAAAATTCTTCTACAGTACCAGCTTTTAAATCGTTATCAGACAAAAATGATTCATTTACAATGTCGTTAAGTTCCATTTCTGCACCACTTTCCCTAGCTAAAATTAAAATCTTTCTAGCGACATCCACACCACTTAGATCTATTCTTGGATCAGGTTCTGTATAACCTTCAGCCATTGCTCTTTTAATCACGGAAACGAATTTATCTTCACCAGTATAATTGTTGAAGATAAAATTTAAACTCCCTGAAAGAACGGCATAAATAGAGGTAACCTTATCTCCTGAGGTAATTAAATGATTCAAAGTGTCTATAATTGGTAGGCCTGCCCCCACGTTTGTTTCAAACAAAAATGGAGCGTTGTATTTTTTTGATAGTATCTTAAGTTCAGAATAGGATTCTAACACATCTGAACATGCAATTTTATTGCAGGCCACCACCGCAATACTCTCCTTTAAATAGTCTGGGTATTTTTTAGCCACATCTGTATTTGCAGTTATATCAACAAAAACACTATTTCTCAAGTTTAGAGCTTTAACAGCAACGAAAAAACCATCGATACTTGCCTTTTCCCCAGAATTTAATAATTCCTTCCAGTTGTTTAAATCAATGCCGTCATCATTGAGGTACATTGTTCTACTATTGGAAAGACCAGTTATCCTAATGTTTAATTTTTGGTTTTCTTTTAAATATTTTTTTTGCTTTTTAATTTGTTCCACAAGCCGTTCCCCAACATTTCCAACACCAGTAATGAACAAGTTGACTTGTTTTATATTCGATTCAAAAAAGCGTTCATGTAAAGCATTCAGTGCCTTTTTTACATCTTTTTGGGCGATTACAGCCGAAATATTTTTCTCAGAAGCTCCTTGAGCTATTGCACGAATGTTAATATTGTTCATACCCATTGTGCTGAACATTCGGCCACTAATACCCTGATGATTTTTCATATTGTCACCAATGAGCGCCACAATAGATAAATCAGTTTCAATTATAATGGGGTCTATACGGTTAAGTGAAATCTCATTCTGGAATTCAGAATCAATAGCGGTTTTGGCCTTTTCTGCATCCGCTTCATTAATACCAAAAC belongs to Aegicerativicinus sediminis and includes:
- a CDS encoding homoserine kinase, with translation MITNLKIFSPATVANVSCGFDVLGFCLDGIGDIMIFEKTSEPGIKIEHIDEYGLSTDNSMNVAGITANAMLDHLRLDHGYRIIIDKKIKPGSGIGSSAASASGTAFAINHMLGNPFNKNEITKFAMKGEAFASGAEHADNLAPGIFGGFTLVKSIDPLTILELPTPKELFATIIHPQIEIKTSESRGLLPKEVPLKNAIKQWAELGSLVHALHTSNYDLIKKSLTDVIIEPYRSPLIPYFNDLKRACLDVGGLGCGISGSGPSVFALSRGEDTATTVAEAFKAVYKDAGIGYDVYISPINTHGIKILDN
- the thrA gene encoding bifunctional aspartate kinase/homoserine dehydrogenase I; its protein translation is MKVLKFGGTSVGSVENINRVINILSNYSKTDSVICVVSAVGGVTDNLLKVGNMAKNKYQGYALLFDTIKEQHLSILEGLIPTNNQLVKEDLINKLDELKSLLDGIYLINELSPKTSDKLVSFGELLSSFIIAEAIKSRGLNCKRKNSQDLIVTNSDFTNATVIYDQTYANIKTYFDSSNVDITIMPGFVAKSKSGEFTTLGRGGSDFTAAIIAAALKVPELEIWTDVSGMFTTNPKMVKQAFPINSLSYQEAMELSHFGAKVLYPPTVQPVMNLQIPIRIKNTMEPEADGTFIGPGKSIYTKDPVKGISNINNIALLTLQGSGMVGIPGFSKRLFETLANEKVNIILITQASSEHSICFGINEADAEKAKTAIDSEFQNEISLNRIDPIIIETDLSIVALIGDNMKNHQGISGRMFSTMGMNNINIRAIAQGASEKNISAVIAQKDVKKALNALHERFFESNIKQVNLFITGVGNVGERLVEQIKKQKKYLKENQKLNIRITGLSNSRTMYLNDDGIDLNNWKELLNSGEKASIDGFFVAVKALNLRNSVFVDITANTDVAKKYPDYLKESIAVVACNKIACSDVLESYSELKILSKKYNAPFLFETNVGAGLPIIDTLNHLITSGDKVTSIYAVLSGSLNFIFNNYTGEDKFVSVIKRAMAEGYTEPDPRIDLSGVDVARKILILARESGAEMELNDIVNESFLSDNDLKAGTVEEFLKSVDQSEAHYKQLFNSASSKGERLKYVAEYVNGEAKVGLKSIPQGHPFYNLEGKDNIVMFYTERYPEQPLIIKGAGAGAEVTASGLFADIIRVGHK